One region of Mycobacterium riyadhense genomic DNA includes:
- a CDS encoding NAD(P)H-hydrate dehydratase: protein MRHYYSAELIRDAEAPLLASLPDGALMRRAAFGLATELIGELRARTGGVTGRRVCAVVGSGDNGGDALWAATFLRRRGAAADAILLKPERTHAKGLAAFRKAGGRIVERVSATTDLVIDGVVGISGSGPLRPAAAELFASVDDAGIPVAAVDIPSGIDVATGAITGPAVRAAVTVTFGGFKPVHALADCGRVRLVDIGLDLPGTDVLGLEAADVAARWPVPGVRDDKYTQGVTGILAGSATYPGAAVLCTGAAVAATSGMVRYAGTANHEVLAHWPEVIASPTPAAAGRVQSWVVGPGLGTDQTGAAALWFALETDLPVLVDADGLTMLAAHPGLVANRDAPTVLTPHAGEFARLAGEPPGADRVGAACKLADAFGATVLLKGNVTIIADPGGPVYLNPAGQSWAATAGSGDVLSGMIGALLASGLPAGEAAATAAFVHARAAALSAADPGPGEAPTSASRILHHIRAALAAI from the coding sequence ATGCGCCACTACTACTCGGCTGAACTGATCCGCGATGCCGAGGCTCCGCTGCTGGCCAGCCTGCCCGACGGTGCATTGATGAGGCGAGCAGCCTTTGGACTGGCGACCGAGCTCATTGGTGAGCTGAGGGCTCGCACGGGCGGCGTGACCGGCCGCCGGGTGTGCGCGGTCGTCGGCTCAGGGGATAACGGCGGTGACGCGCTGTGGGCGGCCACCTTCCTGCGCCGCCGCGGCGCGGCCGCCGACGCGATCCTCCTCAAACCGGAGCGGACCCATGCCAAGGGGCTGGCCGCCTTCCGGAAGGCCGGTGGCCGCATTGTCGAAAGAGTCTCTGCAACAACCGATCTCGTCATCGACGGGGTGGTGGGCATCTCCGGCTCCGGGCCGTTGCGACCGGCGGCGGCCGAGCTATTCGCGAGCGTTGACGACGCGGGGATTCCGGTGGCCGCCGTGGACATCCCCAGCGGCATCGACGTGGCGACCGGGGCGATCACGGGCCCCGCGGTGCGCGCCGCGGTGACCGTCACCTTCGGCGGGTTCAAGCCGGTGCACGCGCTGGCCGACTGCGGGCGGGTCCGGTTGGTCGATATCGGGCTCGACCTACCGGGCACCGACGTGCTGGGTTTGGAGGCCGCCGACGTGGCCGCGCGCTGGCCGGTGCCCGGTGTGCGCGACGACAAGTACACCCAGGGCGTGACCGGCATCCTGGCCGGCTCGGCGACGTACCCGGGTGCGGCCGTGCTGTGCACAGGCGCCGCCGTCGCGGCGACCTCGGGCATGGTCCGTTACGCCGGGACTGCGAATCACGAGGTGCTCGCGCACTGGCCCGAGGTCATCGCGTCGCCGACCCCGGCAGCGGCCGGACGGGTGCAGTCCTGGGTCGTCGGGCCCGGCCTGGGTACCGACCAAACCGGAGCCGCCGCACTGTGGTTCGCGTTGGAAACCGACCTACCGGTGCTGGTCGACGCCGATGGGCTGACCATGCTCGCGGCCCACCCCGGTCTGGTCGCCAACCGCGACGCCCCGACGGTGCTGACGCCGCACGCCGGCGAGTTCGCCCGGCTGGCCGGGGAGCCACCCGGCGCCGACCGCGTCGGCGCCGCCTGCAAGCTCGCCGACGCGTTCGGCGCCACCGTGCTGCTCAAGGGCAACGTCACGATCATCGCCGATCCCGGTGGCCCGGTCTACCTGAATCCCGCCGGCCAATCGTGGGCGGCGACCGCCGGCTCCGGTGACGTTCTCTCCGGGATGATCGGCGCGCTCCTAGCGTCCGGGTTGCCGGCCGGCGAGGCCGCGGCGACGGCGGCTTTCGTGCATGCGCGCGCCGCGGCGCTGTCGGCCGCCGATCCCGGACCCGGTGAGGCGCCGACGTCGGCGTCGCGAATCCTGCACCACATCCGGGCCGCGCTGGCCGCCATCTAG
- a CDS encoding glutamate decarboxylase translates to MPQHHPSVPAHSIAPAYTGRMFTAPVPALRLPEESMDPEAAYRFIHDELMLDGSSRLNLATFVTTWMDPEAGRLMAETFDKNMIDKDEYPATAAIEQRCVCMVADLFHAENLRDDDPASAVGVSTIGSSEAVMLGGLALKWLWRQRVGKDWEKRTPNLVMGSNVQVVWEKFCRYFDVEPRYLPMEEGRYVITPEQVVDAVDENTIGVVAILGTTYTGELEPIAEICAALDKLAAGGGVDVPVHVDAASGGFVVPFLHPELVWDFRLPRVVSINVSGHKYGLTYPGVGFVVWRSAEHLPEELVFRVNYLGGDMPTFTLNFSRPGNQVVGQYYNFLRLGRDGYTKVMQALSQTARWLGEQLRTGEHCDLISDGSAIPVVSFRLAKDRGYTEFDVSHELRTFGWQVPAYTMPDNATHVSVLRIVVREGLSADLARALHDDAVTALAALDKVKPGGHYEAQHFAH, encoded by the coding sequence GTGCCACAACACCATCCGTCTGTGCCCGCGCATTCGATCGCTCCTGCCTACACCGGTCGGATGTTCACCGCGCCGGTGCCGGCGCTGCGGCTGCCCGAGGAATCGATGGATCCGGAGGCCGCCTATCGCTTCATCCACGACGAGTTGATGCTCGACGGCAGTTCACGGCTGAACCTGGCCACGTTCGTCACCACCTGGATGGATCCCGAGGCCGGGCGGTTGATGGCCGAGACCTTCGACAAGAACATGATCGACAAGGACGAATACCCAGCGACCGCGGCCATCGAGCAACGCTGCGTGTGCATGGTGGCCGACCTGTTCCACGCCGAAAATCTGCGCGACGACGATCCCGCCAGCGCCGTCGGCGTGTCCACCATCGGCTCCAGCGAGGCGGTCATGCTGGGTGGGCTGGCGCTCAAATGGTTGTGGCGCCAGAGGGTTGGTAAGGACTGGGAGAAGCGCACCCCTAACCTGGTGATGGGCTCCAATGTGCAGGTTGTGTGGGAGAAGTTCTGCCGCTACTTCGACGTCGAACCCCGTTACCTACCAATGGAAGAGGGCCGCTACGTCATTACTCCCGAGCAGGTGGTGGATGCCGTCGACGAGAACACCATCGGCGTGGTGGCGATCCTTGGCACCACGTACACCGGCGAACTCGAACCCATCGCCGAGATTTGCGCGGCGCTGGACAAGCTGGCGGCCGGTGGGGGTGTGGACGTTCCCGTGCATGTCGATGCCGCCAGCGGGGGGTTCGTGGTGCCGTTCTTGCACCCCGAGCTGGTCTGGGATTTCCGGCTGCCTCGGGTGGTGTCGATCAACGTCAGCGGCCACAAGTACGGGCTGACCTACCCGGGCGTCGGGTTCGTCGTATGGCGCAGCGCCGAGCATTTGCCTGAGGAGCTGGTCTTCCGGGTCAACTACCTGGGCGGCGATATGCCGACCTTCACGTTGAACTTTTCGCGGCCGGGCAATCAGGTCGTGGGCCAGTACTACAACTTCCTGCGCCTGGGCCGCGACGGTTACACCAAAGTGATGCAGGCACTTTCGCAAACAGCGCGCTGGTTGGGTGAACAGCTGCGCACCGGTGAGCATTGCGATCTGATTTCGGACGGTTCGGCGATCCCGGTGGTCAGCTTCCGGCTCGCCAAAGACCGCGGCTACACCGAGTTCGACGTGTCCCACGAACTGCGGACCTTCGGTTGGCAAGTGCCGGCGTACACCATGCCCGACAACGCCACCCACGTCTCGGTGCTACGCATCGTCGTGCGCGAAGGCCTGTCCGCCGACCTGGCCCGGGCATTGCACGACGACGCCGTCACCGCGCTGGCCGCGCTGGACAAGGTCAAGCCGGGTGGGCATTACGAAGCCCAGCACTTCGCTCACTAA
- the alr gene encoding alanine racemase: MTVTPTSLTPGLLAEAVVDLGAIEHNVRVLREHAGNAQVMAVVKADGYGHGAVRVARAALAAGAAELGVATVDEALALRADGITAPVLAWLHPPGMDFGPALLGDVELAVSSVRQLDELLDAVRRTGRTATVTVKVDTGLNRNGVSPAQYPAMLTALRRAVAEETIRLRGLMSHMVYADAPDQPINDVQAQRFAALLAQARDQGVRFEVAHLSNSSATMARPDLTLDLVRPGIAVYGLSPVPRLGDMGLVPAMTVKCAVALVKSIRAGESVSYGHTWTAPRDTNLALMPIGYADGVFRALGGRLDVLINGRRRPGVGRICMDQFVVDLGPGPVDVAEGDEAILFGPGTRGEPTAQDWADLVGTIHYEVVTSPRGRVTRTYREAENR; the protein is encoded by the coding sequence GTGACCGTTACGCCGACATCGCTGACGCCAGGGCTGCTTGCCGAGGCCGTGGTTGACCTGGGCGCCATCGAGCACAACGTGCGGGTGCTGCGGGAGCACGCCGGCAACGCACAGGTCATGGCCGTGGTCAAGGCCGACGGTTATGGCCATGGTGCGGTCCGGGTCGCCCGCGCAGCCCTGGCCGCGGGTGCGGCCGAACTCGGTGTCGCCACAGTCGACGAGGCGCTCGCGTTGCGCGCCGACGGCATCACCGCGCCGGTGCTGGCCTGGCTGCATCCGCCTGGTATGGACTTCGGCCCCGCGCTGCTGGGCGATGTGGAGCTTGCCGTGTCCTCGGTGCGCCAGCTCGACGAGCTGCTGGATGCCGTGCGGCGCACCGGCCGCACGGCCACCGTGACCGTCAAGGTCGACACCGGGCTCAACCGCAACGGAGTGAGCCCGGCACAGTATCCGGCGATGCTGACCGCGTTGCGCCGGGCCGTCGCCGAGGAAACGATCCGGCTGCGGGGCCTGATGTCGCATATGGTCTACGCCGATGCACCTGACCAGCCCATCAACGACGTCCAGGCCCAGCGCTTCGCCGCGTTGCTGGCCCAGGCCCGCGACCAAGGGGTGCGGTTCGAGGTGGCGCACCTGTCGAACTCGTCGGCAACCATGGCTCGCCCCGACCTCACCCTTGACCTGGTGCGCCCCGGCATCGCGGTGTACGGGCTGAGCCCGGTCCCCAGGCTGGGTGACATGGGTCTGGTGCCGGCAATGACCGTCAAATGCGCTGTGGCGCTAGTGAAGTCGATTCGCGCGGGGGAAAGCGTGTCGTATGGCCACACGTGGACCGCGCCGCGTGACACCAACCTGGCGCTCATGCCGATCGGCTACGCCGACGGCGTGTTCCGCGCCCTCGGGGGTCGCCTGGACGTGCTGATCAACGGCCGACGGCGGCCCGGCGTCGGCCGCATCTGCATGGACCAGTTCGTCGTCGATCTGGGGCCCGGGCCCGTCGACGTGGCCGAAGGTGACGAGGCGATCCTGTTCGGACCTGGTACCCGCGGTGAGCCCACCGCGCAGGACTGGGCCGATCTGGTCGGCACCATCCACTACGAAGTGGTCACCAGCCCGCGAGGACGCGTCACCAGAACCTATCGTGAGGCTGAAAACCGTTGA
- a CDS encoding alpha/beta fold hydrolase, with protein MTAVATMVGASARRSMAERAVMLEDPWADEDFERLDSDRSRVVTTPDGVLLAVREAGRVDAPLTVVFAHGFCLRMGAFHFQRIRLGQHWGPSVRMVFYDQRGHGQSSEGAHESYTLTQLGQDLETVLRATAPRGPIVLVGHSMGGMTVLSHARQFPKQYGRRIIGAALISSAAEGVTRSPLGEFLKNPALDAVRFAARSAPKLVHRGRNVSRSLIGPILRAASYSDLQVSRSLDAFSQRMMNGTPIATLLGFLGALEDHDETAGLWTLLRIPTLIACGDHDLLTPDEYSRKMAASLPQSELVIVTGASHLALLDKPEAINDGLIRLVERALPGQMTLRYWRLRERFRRRG; from the coding sequence CTGACCGCGGTCGCCACGATGGTCGGAGCCTCGGCCCGGCGGTCCATGGCCGAACGCGCCGTCATGCTCGAAGACCCTTGGGCCGACGAGGATTTCGAGCGCCTGGACAGCGACCGCAGCCGGGTGGTGACCACGCCGGACGGCGTCTTGTTGGCGGTGCGCGAGGCCGGGCGGGTCGACGCCCCGCTGACCGTCGTCTTCGCTCACGGATTCTGTCTACGCATGGGCGCCTTCCACTTTCAGCGGATACGCCTCGGCCAGCACTGGGGCCCGAGCGTGCGGATGGTCTTCTACGACCAGCGCGGGCACGGCCAGTCCAGTGAAGGCGCGCACGAGTCCTACACGCTGACCCAACTGGGTCAGGACCTGGAGACCGTTTTGCGAGCGACCGCGCCGCGGGGGCCGATCGTGTTGGTCGGCCACTCGATGGGCGGCATGACGGTGCTGTCGCACGCCCGGCAGTTCCCCAAGCAGTACGGCCGCAGAATCATTGGCGCCGCGCTGATTTCCTCAGCCGCCGAAGGAGTGACGCGCTCACCGCTGGGTGAGTTCCTGAAAAACCCGGCACTAGACGCCGTCCGGTTTGCTGCCAGGTCCGCGCCCAAGCTGGTGCACCGCGGCCGAAACGTATCCCGGTCACTGATCGGCCCGATCCTGCGGGCCGCGTCTTACAGCGACCTGCAGGTCAGCCGGAGCTTGGACGCGTTCTCGCAGCGGATGATGAACGGCACGCCGATCGCGACCCTGCTGGGGTTCCTCGGCGCCCTGGAAGACCACGACGAAACCGCCGGGCTATGGACACTGCTGCGGATCCCGACCCTGATCGCCTGCGGCGACCACGACCTGCTCACCCCCGACGAATACTCGCGGAAGATGGCCGCGTCGCTGCCACAGTCCGAATTGGTGATCGTCACCGGCGCCAGTCACCTGGCGCTGCTGGACAAGCCCGAGGCCATCAACGATGGGCTGATCCGTCTCGTCGAGCGCGCGCTTCCGGGCCAGATGACGCTGCGGTACTGGCGGTTGCGGGAAAGGTTCCGGCGCCGTGGGTGA
- the tsaE gene encoding tRNA (adenosine(37)-N6)-threonylcarbamoyltransferase complex ATPase subunit type 1 TsaE, with protein MGEQRTATLERVEDTVALGSRLGEQLRAGDVVVLSGPLGAGKTVLAKGIAAAMDVDGPVTSPTYVLARVHPPRRPGTPAMIHVDVYRLLDHQRADLLGELDSLDLDTDLQDAVVVVEWGEGLAERLSERHLDIRLERISHSDTRIATWEWGS; from the coding sequence GTGGGTGAGCAACGTACCGCCACTCTGGAGCGTGTCGAGGACACCGTTGCGCTGGGTTCGCGGCTGGGTGAGCAGTTGCGCGCGGGCGACGTGGTGGTCCTGTCCGGTCCGCTGGGCGCCGGAAAAACCGTGCTGGCCAAGGGAATTGCCGCGGCGATGGATGTCGACGGCCCGGTCACATCGCCGACGTACGTGCTGGCGCGGGTGCATCCGCCGCGCCGGCCGGGGACCCCGGCGATGATTCACGTCGACGTCTACCGACTCCTGGACCATCAACGAGCCGATCTGCTGGGCGAGCTGGATTCACTGGACCTCGACACCGATCTGCAAGACGCCGTCGTCGTGGTGGAGTGGGGCGAGGGACTCGCCGAACGCCTATCCGAACGGCATCTCGACATCCGGCTGGAGCGAATCAGCCACTCCGACACCAGGATTGCCACCTGGGAGTGGGGCTCATGA
- the tsaB gene encoding tRNA (adenosine(37)-N6)-threonylcarbamoyltransferase complex dimerization subunit type 1 TsaB, protein MILALDTSTPSVTAGIVGHDLAVFAQRVTIDARAHAERLTPNVLAALADAGLTMADLDAVVVGCGPGPFTGLRVGMATAAAYGHALNIPVYGVCSLDAIGGLCSGDVLVVTDARRREVYWARYRDGVRTFGPSVDAPADVDPGPARAVAGSPEHAALFDLPRIGPVYPTPVGLVAAVSDWSEDPAPLVALYLRRPDAKPLAARS, encoded by the coding sequence ATGATCCTGGCCCTCGACACCTCGACTCCGTCGGTGACGGCCGGCATCGTTGGTCATGATCTCGCCGTATTTGCGCAGCGCGTCACCATCGACGCGCGGGCACACGCCGAACGGCTGACGCCGAACGTGCTGGCCGCCCTCGCCGACGCCGGGCTGACGATGGCCGACCTCGACGCGGTCGTGGTGGGCTGCGGCCCCGGCCCGTTCACCGGTCTGCGGGTCGGCATGGCTACCGCGGCTGCGTACGGGCATGCGTTGAACATCCCGGTGTACGGCGTGTGCAGCCTGGACGCCATCGGCGGGCTGTGCAGCGGCGACGTCCTGGTGGTCACCGACGCCCGCCGGCGTGAGGTGTACTGGGCGCGCTACCGCGACGGGGTCCGCACCTTTGGGCCCTCGGTCGATGCCCCTGCCGACGTCGACCCCGGGCCGGCGCGAGCGGTCGCCGGGTCGCCGGAGCATGCGGCGCTGTTCGACCTGCCGCGCATCGGGCCGGTCTACCCGACACCGGTCGGCCTGGTAGCCGCGGTTTCCGACTGGTCCGAGGACCCGGCGCCGCTGGTGGCGCTGTATCTGCGTCGGCCGGACGCCAAGCCATTGGCCGCACGGTCATGA
- the rimI gene encoding ribosomal protein S18-alanine N-acetyltransferase: MTAHVEPVTIGALTRQDADRCAQLEAQLFDGDDPWPAVAFKRELATARNHYVGARSAGLLVGYAGISRLGRTPPFEYEVHTIGVDPEYQGQGIGRRLLTELLEFADGGAVFLEVRTDNEAAIALYRSVGFEQIGLRKRYYRISGADAYTMRREAR, translated from the coding sequence ATGACCGCCCACGTCGAGCCGGTCACCATCGGCGCGCTGACGCGCCAGGACGCCGACCGATGCGCCCAGCTGGAGGCCCAGCTGTTCGACGGTGACGACCCGTGGCCCGCGGTGGCGTTCAAACGCGAGCTGGCCACTGCCCGCAACCACTACGTGGGCGCGCGCAGCGCCGGCCTGCTCGTCGGCTATGCCGGCATCTCGCGATTGGGCCGCACGCCGCCGTTCGAGTACGAGGTGCACACCATCGGCGTGGACCCGGAATACCAGGGGCAGGGCATCGGGCGCCGGCTGCTCACCGAACTGCTCGAGTTCGCCGACGGCGGTGCCGTCTTTCTGGAGGTCCGCACCGACAACGAAGCCGCGATCGCGCTGTACCGCAGTGTGGGATTCGAGCAGATCGGCCTGCGCAAGCGCTATTACCGGATCAGCGGCGCCGACGCCTACACCATGCGACGGGAGGCCCGCTAA
- the tsaD gene encoding tRNA (adenosine(37)-N6)-threonylcarbamoyltransferase complex transferase subunit TsaD yields MSGTNILAIETSCDETGVGIARLDADGTVTLLADEVASSVDEHVRFGGVVPEIASRAHLEALGPAMRRALATAGLTKPDIVAATIGPGLAGALLVGVAAAKAYSAAWGVPFYAVNHLGGHLAADVYQHGPLPECVALLVSGGHTHLLHVRSLGEPIVELGSTVDDAAGEAYDKVARLLGLGYPGGKVLDELAHTCGREAAEIPVFPRGMTGPADDPYAFSFSGLKTAVARYVESHPDFRPADVAAGFQEAVADVLTMKAVRAASALGVSTLLIAGGVAANSRVRELATQRCAAAGLTLRVPRLRLCTDNGAMISAFAAHLVAAAAPPSPLDVPSDPGLPVVRGQVT; encoded by the coding sequence ATGTCGGGGACCAACATCCTGGCCATCGAAACCTCTTGCGACGAAACAGGAGTCGGCATCGCGCGCCTGGACGCCGACGGGACGGTGACGCTGCTGGCCGACGAGGTGGCGTCCAGCGTCGACGAGCATGTGCGCTTCGGCGGCGTGGTGCCCGAGATAGCCTCCCGGGCGCACCTGGAGGCCCTGGGCCCCGCGATGCGTCGCGCGTTAGCGACGGCCGGCCTGACCAAGCCCGACATCGTCGCGGCCACTATCGGCCCTGGGCTTGCCGGCGCCCTGCTGGTGGGAGTGGCTGCGGCCAAGGCGTATTCGGCGGCCTGGGGGGTGCCGTTCTACGCCGTCAATCACCTGGGCGGGCATCTGGCCGCCGACGTGTACCAACACGGACCGCTGCCCGAGTGTGTGGCGCTACTGGTGTCCGGCGGGCACACCCATCTGCTGCACGTGCGTTCGCTCGGCGAGCCGATCGTCGAGCTGGGCAGCACGGTCGACGACGCCGCCGGCGAGGCCTACGACAAGGTGGCACGGCTGCTGGGCCTGGGCTACCCGGGCGGCAAGGTGCTCGACGAGCTCGCCCACACCTGCGGCCGGGAGGCCGCAGAGATCCCAGTGTTCCCGCGCGGCATGACCGGTCCGGCCGATGACCCATACGCCTTCAGCTTCTCGGGCCTGAAGACCGCCGTCGCGCGGTACGTGGAAAGCCATCCCGACTTCCGGCCCGCCGACGTCGCGGCCGGGTTCCAGGAGGCCGTCGCCGACGTGCTGACCATGAAGGCGGTGCGCGCCGCCAGTGCTTTAGGGGTTTCGACGCTGCTGATCGCGGGGGGAGTGGCCGCCAACTCGCGGGTGCGCGAACTGGCGACGCAACGGTGCGCCGCGGCCGGCCTGACGCTGCGGGTTCCCCGGCTCCGGCTCTGCACCGACAACGGCGCGATGATCTCGGCCTTCGCCGCACATCTGGTGGCCGCGGCAGCCCCGCCGTCCCCGTTGGATGTGCCCAGCGACCCGGGCCTGCCGGTGGTACGGGGGCAGGTTACTTAG
- the groES gene encoding co-chaperone GroES, which translates to MAKVNIKPLEDKILVQANEAETTTASGLVIPDTAKEKPQEGTVVAVGPGRWDEDGEKRIPLDVSEGDTVIYSKYGGTEIKYGGEEYLILSARDVLAVVSK; encoded by the coding sequence GTGGCGAAGGTGAACATCAAGCCACTCGAGGACAAGATTCTCGTGCAGGCCAACGAGGCCGAGACCACGACCGCGTCCGGTCTGGTCATTCCTGACACCGCCAAGGAGAAGCCCCAGGAGGGCACCGTCGTCGCAGTCGGCCCCGGCCGGTGGGACGAGGACGGCGAGAAGCGGATCCCGCTGGACGTGTCAGAGGGAGACACCGTCATCTACAGCAAGTACGGCGGCACCGAGATCAAGTACGGCGGTGAGGAATACCTGATCTTGTCGGCACGCGACGTGCTGGCTGTCGTTTCCAAGTAA
- the groL gene encoding chaperonin GroEL (60 kDa chaperone family; promotes refolding of misfolded polypeptides especially under stressful conditions; forms two stacked rings of heptamers to form a barrel-shaped 14mer; ends can be capped by GroES; misfolded proteins enter the barrel where they are refolded when GroES binds) → MSKLIEYDEIARRAMEAGMDKLADTVRVTLGPRGRHVVLAKSFGGPTVTNDGVTVAREIDLEDPFENLGAQLVKSVATKTNDVAGDGTTTATVLAQALVKGGLRLLAAGVNPIALGSGIGKAADAVSEALLASATPVSGKQAIAQVATVSSRDEQIGELVGEAMSKVGHDGVVSVEESSTLGTELEFTEGVGFDKGFLSAYFVTDFDSQEAVLEDPLILLHQDKISSLPDLLPLLEKVAEAGKPLLIIAEDVEGEALATLVVNSIRKTLKAVAVKSPYFGDRRKAFLQDLAVVTGGEVVNPDAGLVLREVGLEVMGSARRVVVTKDDTIIVDGGGAADAVANRIKHLRAEIEASDSEWDREKLGERLAKLAGGVAVIKVGAATETALKERKESVEDAVAAAKAAVEEGIVAGGGSALIQARKVLNDLRGSLTGDEALGVDVFVDALAAPLYWIAVNAGLDGSVVVNKVGELPAGHGLNASTLSYGDLAADGIVDPVKVTRSAVLNASSVARMVLTTETAVVDKPAKEEDDHHHGHAH, encoded by the coding sequence ATGAGCAAGCTTATTGAGTACGACGAAATCGCGCGTCGCGCCATGGAGGCGGGCATGGACAAGCTCGCCGACACGGTACGCGTGACGCTGGGGCCGCGCGGTCGGCACGTGGTGCTGGCCAAGTCGTTCGGCGGGCCCACGGTGACCAACGACGGCGTCACCGTCGCCCGGGAGATTGACCTGGAAGACCCGTTCGAGAACCTGGGTGCCCAGCTGGTGAAGTCGGTGGCCACCAAGACCAACGACGTCGCCGGCGACGGCACCACCACCGCGACCGTACTGGCGCAAGCGCTGGTCAAGGGCGGCCTGCGGCTGTTGGCTGCCGGCGTCAACCCCATCGCCCTCGGCTCGGGAATCGGTAAGGCCGCCGACGCGGTGTCCGAGGCGCTGCTGGCTTCGGCCACACCGGTGTCCGGCAAGCAGGCCATCGCGCAGGTGGCCACGGTCTCTTCGCGCGACGAGCAGATCGGTGAGCTGGTCGGCGAGGCGATGAGCAAGGTCGGACACGATGGCGTGGTCAGCGTGGAAGAGTCCTCGACGCTGGGCACGGAGCTGGAGTTCACCGAGGGCGTCGGCTTCGACAAGGGGTTCCTGTCGGCGTATTTCGTGACCGACTTCGACTCCCAGGAAGCCGTCCTCGAAGATCCGCTGATCCTGTTGCACCAAGACAAGATCAGCTCGTTGCCGGACCTGCTGCCGTTGCTCGAGAAGGTCGCCGAAGCGGGCAAGCCGCTGCTGATCATCGCCGAAGACGTCGAGGGCGAGGCGCTGGCGACCCTGGTCGTCAACTCCATCCGCAAGACGCTGAAGGCGGTCGCGGTCAAGTCACCGTACTTCGGCGACCGGCGCAAGGCATTCCTGCAGGACCTGGCGGTGGTCACCGGCGGCGAGGTGGTCAATCCCGACGCCGGCCTGGTACTGCGCGAGGTCGGCCTCGAGGTTATGGGTTCGGCCCGGCGCGTAGTGGTCACCAAGGACGACACCATCATCGTCGACGGCGGCGGCGCCGCCGATGCCGTCGCCAACCGCATCAAGCACCTGCGGGCGGAGATCGAGGCCAGCGACTCGGAATGGGATCGCGAGAAGCTCGGTGAGCGGCTGGCCAAGCTGGCCGGCGGGGTAGCCGTCATCAAGGTGGGTGCGGCCACCGAGACCGCGCTCAAGGAGCGTAAGGAAAGCGTCGAGGATGCCGTGGCTGCCGCCAAGGCTGCGGTCGAGGAGGGCATCGTCGCCGGCGGCGGATCCGCGCTGATTCAGGCCCGCAAGGTGCTGAACGACCTGCGTGGGTCGCTGACGGGTGACGAGGCGCTCGGGGTCGACGTCTTCGTTGACGCCCTGGCCGCGCCGTTGTACTGGATCGCCGTCAACGCCGGGCTGGACGGCTCGGTCGTGGTCAACAAGGTCGGCGAGCTACCCGCCGGGCACGGGCTGAACGCGAGCACCTTGAGCTACGGCGATCTGGCGGCCGACGGCATCGTCGACCCGGTCAAGGTGACCAGGTCAGCGGTGCTCAACGCCTCGTCGGTGGCGCGGATGGTGCTCACCACCGAGACGGCCGTGGTCGACAAGCCTGCCAAGGAAGAAGACGACCACCACCACGGTCACGCTCACTAG